From a region of the Deinococcus terrestris genome:
- a CDS encoding ATP phosphoribosyltransferase regulatory subunit, with protein sequence MPPVTLSARLPGPAVPEGTRDVLPPEWQQREHLRTRLGAEFAAWGYRGVDVPALEFADPGHPQDARAFKLIDVGGEVLALRGEFTTAVGRLVRSRFAGGPFPLRLQYGGRLWLRALTSELGRLREFAQVGVELIGVSTPQADAELLALGRRALEVVGVSPVMEVGYPGFVDAVLEDAGLSPTARESLHGAIDRKSGADVDLLAGRHALDAGVTRTLHTLTDLYGGPEVLAGAGDLARGERARAAVAHLEAVADRAEGELLFDLGASRRYGYYTGLTFRAYAPGLNQPLLGGGRYDLGGLPGAGFAIGLERLTEVAARGLPPEPEVVLALDPAGAEHARAAGLTAELAWTDDRAELLAYCAARGIRRWAQGQILTEVSA encoded by the coding sequence ATACCGCCCGTGACTCTCTCCGCCCGCCTCCCCGGTCCCGCCGTCCCCGAGGGCACCCGCGACGTGCTGCCGCCCGAGTGGCAACAGCGCGAGCATCTGCGGACGCGGCTGGGCGCCGAGTTCGCGGCGTGGGGCTACCGGGGCGTGGACGTGCCCGCCCTGGAATTCGCCGACCCCGGCCACCCGCAGGATGCCCGCGCCTTCAAGCTGATCGACGTGGGCGGCGAAGTGCTGGCCCTGCGCGGCGAGTTCACGACGGCGGTGGGGCGGCTGGTGCGCTCGCGCTTTGCCGGGGGGCCGTTTCCGCTGCGGCTCCAGTACGGCGGGCGGCTGTGGCTGCGGGCGCTGACGAGCGAGCTGGGGCGATTGCGCGAGTTCGCCCAGGTCGGCGTGGAGCTGATCGGCGTTTCGACCCCGCAGGCCGACGCGGAACTGCTCGCGCTGGGACGCCGGGCGCTGGAGGTGGTGGGCGTGTCCCCGGTGATGGAGGTGGGCTATCCCGGCTTCGTGGACGCGGTGCTGGAGGACGCGGGCCTCTCCCCCACCGCTCGGGAGTCGCTGCACGGCGCGATTGACCGCAAGAGCGGCGCGGACGTGGACCTACTCGCCGGGCGGCACGCGCTGGACGCCGGGGTGACCCGGACCCTGCACACCCTGACCGACCTGTACGGCGGTCCGGAGGTGCTGGCGGGAGCCGGGGACCTCGCGCGGGGCGAGCGGGCGCGGGCGGCGGTGGCGCACCTGGAGGCGGTCGCGGACCGGGCCGAGGGAGAACTGCTGTTCGACCTCGGGGCCAGCCGCCGCTACGGGTACTACACCGGGCTGACCTTCCGGGCCTACGCGCCGGGGTTGAACCAGCCGCTGCTCGGGGGCGGGCGCTACGACCTCGGCGGGCTGCCGGGGGCGGGCTTTGCCATCGGGCTGGAGCGGCTGACCGAGGTGGCCGCGCGGGGATTGCCCCCCGAGCCGGAGGTGGTGCTGGCACTCGACCCGGCGGGGGCCGAACACGCCCGCGCCGCCGGGCTGACCGCCGAACTCGCCTGGACCGACGACCGCGCCGAGCTGCTCGCCTACTGCGCGGCGCGGGGCATTCGCCGCTGGGCGCAGGGGCAGATCCTGACCGAGGTGTCCGCATGA
- the hisG gene encoding ATP phosphoribosyltransferase gives MSPAPVRGPEHLTLALPKGRVLAESAALLTQAGLPLELPGPSRALRHEFPGLTVLELRNQDVPVYVDLGVADFGIVGKDVLVESGRAVFEPVDLRFAACRLSLIREVGAAGPITRVATKYPRSARAYLAAQGIPAEIVKLSGNIELAALTGLADAVVDLVQTGGTLRANGLEERDVLFHSSARLVVNRTALKLRRERLRPLIERLRELVAAG, from the coding sequence ATGAGTCCGGCTCCGGTGCGTGGCCCCGAACACCTCACCCTCGCGCTGCCCAAGGGGCGCGTCCTCGCCGAGTCGGCTGCCCTGCTCACCCAGGCTGGCCTGCCGCTGGAATTGCCCGGTCCCTCACGGGCGCTGCGGCATGAGTTTCCGGGGCTGACCGTGCTGGAGTTGCGCAATCAGGACGTGCCCGTCTATGTGGACCTCGGCGTGGCCGACTTCGGCATCGTCGGGAAGGACGTGCTGGTGGAGTCGGGCCGGGCCGTGTTCGAGCCGGTGGACCTCCGATTCGCGGCCTGCCGCCTCTCGCTGATTCGGGAGGTGGGGGCGGCGGGGCCGATCACGCGGGTTGCCACCAAGTACCCCCGCTCGGCCCGCGCCTACCTCGCCGCGCAGGGCATCCCCGCTGAGATCGTCAAGCTCTCGGGCAACATCGAACTCGCCGCGCTGACGGGCCTCGCCGACGCGGTGGTGGACCTCGTGCAGACCGGGGGCACCCTGCGGGCCAACGGGCTGGAGGAACGCGACGTGCTGTTTCACTCCTCCGCCCGCCTGGTGGTCAACCGCACCGCCCTCAAGCTGCGGCGCGAGCGGCTGCGCCCACTGATCGAGCGGCTGCGGGAATTGGTGGCAGCGGGGTGA
- a CDS encoding phosphotransferase-like protein, with protein MGRLIVVNGTSSAGKTTFCEALQDALPDPYLLTSYDIFWASMPARYFPWETHEEDGVRYVTAEQAGRPSTTLELGPVGQRTVSGAHHAVAALLASGVNVIADVLFLHPDWFAEARRLWTPFAPLWIALKPPLTVSEEWEARREATLAGRPTGLARGLFAAVHAHSPPDLTLDPSRCHPDELARSVAAWVGRGCPHPFDGMGAFNR; from the coding sequence GTGGGGCGGCTCATCGTCGTCAACGGAACGTCCAGCGCGGGCAAGACCACCTTCTGTGAGGCGCTGCAAGACGCCCTCCCCGACCCCTACCTGCTCACGAGCTACGACATCTTCTGGGCGAGCATGCCCGCCCGCTACTTCCCCTGGGAAACGCACGAGGAGGACGGCGTTCGGTACGTGACCGCAGAGCAGGCGGGGCGGCCCAGCACCACGCTGGAACTTGGTCCTGTAGGCCAGCGCACCGTGTCGGGTGCCCATCACGCCGTGGCCGCGCTGCTGGCTTCGGGGGTCAACGTGATCGCGGACGTGCTGTTCCTGCACCCCGACTGGTTCGCGGAAGCGAGGCGGCTGTGGACTCCCTTCGCCCCGTTGTGGATTGCCCTCAAGCCCCCTCTGACCGTCAGCGAGGAGTGGGAGGCACGGCGGGAAGCGACCCTGGCGGGCCGACCCACTGGCCTGGCGCGGGGCCTCTTCGCCGCGGTGCACGCGCACAGTCCCCCAGACCTCACCCTTGATCCCTCGCGGTGTCACCCGGACGAGCTGGCCCGGTCGGTCGCCGCGTGGGTGGGCCGAGGATGTCCCCATCCTTTTGATGGGATGGGAGCATTCAACCGCTAG
- a CDS encoding MalY/PatB family protein — MTHPDLPIPDPPELEGPELAPEPAAASPYSSLDPATLRHPDSLKWTFYPEDVLPLWVADMDFPVASAIVEALQERLTRGLGYGQMMGDAHLIAALQDKLAGHGLTDLPKEGFSFIPGVVPGIYAAVAALSVPDEPVLTMTPIYYPFHQAITTQGRQVAAAPLQEPQESGGRWEIDWDAMEAAALGCRLLLLCHPHNPSGRVWDAEELARLRDFVLRHDLYVMSDELHADLRLSDVPFEAFAADPRVRSRTVTLTGPAKAYNTAGLGIGVMVGHDPELIKRVRGAAGGLMGHPSTLSVTAWRAALEGAGLWLQETVAYLRGNRDVMAAFVEARLPWARFSPPEATYLGWLDLRGHPRAADMGQFLLDEARVAVQGGPLFAPGEEGVRYQGCVRVNFATSRPILIEALERMTAALEREGPVGD, encoded by the coding sequence ATGACCCACCCCGACCTGCCCATCCCGGACCCGCCCGAGCTGGAGGGGCCGGAACTGGCCCCCGAGCCTGCCGCCGCCTCCCCCTACAGCTCCCTTGACCCGGCCACGCTGCGCCACCCCGACAGCCTGAAATGGACCTTCTACCCCGAGGACGTGCTGCCTCTCTGGGTGGCCGACATGGACTTTCCGGTCGCGTCCGCCATCGTGGAGGCGTTGCAGGAGCGTCTGACGCGCGGGCTGGGCTACGGGCAGATGATGGGGGATGCCCACCTGATCGCGGCCCTTCAGGACAAGCTCGCGGGCCACGGCCTGACCGACCTGCCGAAAGAGGGCTTCTCCTTCATTCCGGGGGTGGTGCCGGGCATCTATGCGGCGGTCGCGGCCCTGAGTGTGCCGGACGAGCCGGTCCTGACCATGACGCCGATCTACTACCCCTTTCACCAGGCGATCACGACCCAGGGCCGCCAGGTGGCCGCCGCGCCATTGCAGGAACCGCAGGAATCGGGTGGACGCTGGGAGATCGACTGGGACGCGATGGAGGCCGCTGCCCTCGGCTGCCGCCTGCTGCTGCTGTGCCATCCGCACAACCCCAGCGGGCGCGTCTGGGACGCGGAAGAACTGGCGCGGCTGCGCGACTTCGTGCTGCGCCACGACCTGTATGTCATGTCGGACGAACTGCACGCCGACCTGCGGCTCTCGGACGTGCCCTTCGAGGCCTTCGCCGCCGACCCCCGCGTGCGCTCCCGCACGGTGACGCTGACTGGCCCCGCCAAGGCCTACAACACGGCGGGCCTGGGCATCGGCGTAATGGTCGGGCACGACCCCGAGCTGATCAAGCGGGTGCGCGGGGCGGCGGGCGGGCTGATGGGCCACCCCTCCACCCTGAGTGTGACCGCGTGGCGGGCGGCGCTGGAGGGGGCGGGGCTATGGTTGCAGGAGACGGTCGCCTACCTGCGCGGCAACCGCGATGTGATGGCGGCCTTCGTGGAGGCGCGGCTGCCCTGGGCACGCTTCTCGCCGCCCGAGGCGACCTATCTCGGCTGGCTGGACCTCCGGGGCCACCCCCGCGCGGCCGACATGGGGCAATTCCTGTTGGATGAGGCCCGCGTCGCCGTGCAGGGCGGTCCCCTCTTCGCACCCGGCGAGGAGGGCGTCCGCTACCAGGGCTGTGTGCGGGTCAACTTTGCCACCAGCCGCCCGATTCTGATCGAGGCGCTGGAGCGGATGACGGCGGCGCTGGAACGCGAGGGTCCGGTGGGAGACTAG
- the aspS gene encoding aspartate--tRNA(Asn) ligase, protein MTTALPRTLTSALPTHAGRTVRLQGFLHARRDLGGLQFLVLRDRAGLVQCVGSGLDLPLPESSIEVVGRVTAHPKAPGGYEVQVESFRVLTPATEPPPVEIPKMEWHVHPETMLDYRVVTVRGLRERAILKVQAELVAAFRDHLRGEGFTEISTPKIVSAGAEGGANLFPIDYFGHPAYLAQSPQLYKQIMVGVFERVFEVAPVYRAEEHATSRHLNEYLSLDVELGFIESEEDVMDVETRVLAAIMERLREHAAPELALLGATLPEVPAHIPRITLLDARRLVEEKYGHPVGGKDLDPEAERLLSQHYAETEGTDFVFVTKYPRAARPFYAYPEEGGLTRGFDLLFRGIEITSGGQRIHEYPMLQESIAAYRLNPEALAGYAEVFKYGMPPHGGFAIGAERLTARLLGIGNVRFARAFPRDRHRLTP, encoded by the coding sequence ATGACCACTGCACTTCCCCGCACCCTGACCTCGGCCCTTCCCACTCACGCGGGCCGGACCGTTCGACTGCAAGGCTTCCTGCACGCCCGCCGCGACCTGGGGGGCCTGCAATTTTTGGTGCTGCGCGACCGCGCGGGCCTGGTGCAGTGCGTGGGGAGCGGGCTGGACCTCCCACTGCCTGAGAGCAGCATTGAAGTCGTGGGGCGCGTGACCGCCCACCCCAAGGCCCCCGGCGGATACGAGGTGCAGGTGGAGTCCTTCCGGGTCCTGACCCCCGCCACCGAGCCGCCCCCCGTCGAGATTCCCAAGATGGAGTGGCACGTCCACCCCGAGACGATGCTGGACTACCGGGTCGTGACCGTGCGCGGGCTGCGCGAGCGGGCGATCCTGAAGGTGCAGGCCGAACTCGTGGCGGCCTTCCGCGACCACCTGCGCGGCGAGGGTTTCACCGAGATCAGCACGCCCAAGATTGTCTCGGCGGGGGCGGAGGGCGGGGCGAACCTCTTTCCCATCGACTATTTCGGGCACCCGGCGTACCTCGCGCAGAGTCCGCAGCTCTACAAGCAGATCATGGTGGGCGTCTTCGAGCGCGTCTTTGAGGTCGCGCCCGTCTACCGCGCCGAGGAACACGCGACCTCCCGCCACCTCAACGAGTACCTCTCGCTGGACGTGGAACTGGGCTTCATCGAGTCCGAGGAGGACGTGATGGACGTGGAAACCCGCGTCCTGGCCGCCATCATGGAGCGGCTGCGCGAGCACGCGGCTCCCGAACTCGCCCTGCTGGGGGCCACGCTGCCGGAGGTGCCCGCCCACATCCCGCGCATCACCCTGCTGGACGCCCGGCGGCTGGTGGAGGAGAAGTACGGCCACCCAGTCGGCGGCAAGGACCTCGACCCGGAGGCCGAGCGGCTGCTCTCGCAGCACTACGCCGAGACCGAGGGCACCGACTTCGTCTTCGTGACGAAGTACCCACGCGCCGCCCGGCCCTTCTACGCCTACCCGGAGGAGGGGGGCCTGACGCGGGGCTTTGACCTGCTGTTCCGGGGCATCGAGATCACGTCGGGTGGGCAGCGCATCCACGAGTACCCCATGTTGCAGGAATCCATCGCCGCCTACCGCCTGAACCCGGAGGCGCTTGCGGGCTACGCCGAGGTCTTCAAGTACGGGATGCCCCCGCACGGCGGCTTCGCCATCGGCGCCGAGCGCCTGACCGCGCGGCTGCTGGGCATCGGCAATGTGCGCTTCGCGCGGGCGTTCCCGCGTGACCGCCACCGGCTGACGCCCTGA
- a CDS encoding 3'(2'),5'-bisphosphate nucleotidase CysQ, with translation MDLKPELDIAVRLAREAGALLLAHLRRGVTAQQKTGADDLVTAADHEASDLILAGLRSAFPEDGLLSEEAADNPARLEHERVWIIDPIDGTKEFTSGSPDYAVSIGLAVGGEPVLGAVYAPATDELFAGAVGLGVTRNGEPTGFSHRAAYVVSVSDTEFRRELHASNLSGMAPSGSIALKLARIANGETDVTFSMSPRSEWDVAGGHALLRVLGGDLRRRDGRPIRYNSARPHLEQGIIGGRPDALAWLEGELAGRGLPTAHLGLTPEDLAWATLAPGDQAALRGHPGVCVRHGGGRVLALIVVGPGGVIERAEGDAFHLDRLSRDVTRALGTLGTPVPVPEGGPH, from the coding sequence GTGGACCTCAAGCCCGAACTCGACATTGCCGTGCGGCTGGCGCGGGAGGCGGGGGCCCTGCTGCTCGCCCACCTGAGGCGGGGGGTGACGGCCCAGCAGAAGACGGGCGCCGACGACCTCGTGACCGCCGCCGACCACGAGGCTTCCGACCTGATTCTGGCGGGCCTGCGCTCGGCCTTTCCGGAGGACGGCCTGCTCAGTGAGGAAGCCGCCGACAACCCGGCCCGGCTGGAGCACGAGCGGGTCTGGATCATCGACCCCATCGACGGGACGAAGGAGTTCACCTCGGGCAGCCCCGACTACGCGGTCAGCATCGGGCTGGCGGTCGGCGGCGAGCCGGTGCTGGGCGCGGTGTACGCTCCGGCCACCGACGAGCTGTTTGCCGGGGCGGTAGGGCTGGGAGTCACGAGGAATGGTGAGCCGACCGGGTTCAGCCACCGCGCCGCCTACGTGGTCAGCGTGTCGGACACCGAGTTCCGGCGCGAGCTGCACGCGAGCAACCTCTCCGGCATGGCCCCCAGCGGCTCCATCGCCCTGAAGCTGGCCCGCATCGCGAACGGCGAGACCGACGTGACTTTCTCCATGAGCCCACGCTCGGAGTGGGACGTGGCGGGGGGGCACGCCCTCTTGCGGGTGCTGGGCGGTGACCTGCGGCGGCGCGACGGGCGGCCCATCCGCTACAACTCGGCCCGGCCGCACCTGGAGCAGGGCATCATCGGCGGGCGGCCGGACGCCTTGGCATGGCTGGAAGGCGAACTCGCGGGGCGGGGCCTGCCCACCGCCCACCTCGGCCTGACCCCGGAGGACCTCGCCTGGGCGACCCTCGCGCCGGGGGATCAGGCGGCGCTGCGCGGGCATCCCGGCGTCTGCGTGCGGCACGGGGGCGGGCGGGTGCTGGCCCTGATCGTGGTGGGACCGGGCGGCGTCATTGAGCGGGCGGAGGGTGACGCCTTCCACCTCGACCGCCTCTCGCGCGACGTGACGCGGGCGCTGGGGACGCTCGGAACTCCCGTGCCTGTCCCGGAGGGAGGCCCGCACTGA
- a CDS encoding GNAT family N-acetyltransferase, giving the protein MTGNTAPAPRWGRVTLKPLPDLGAEEWAALYRFFRDRELADWNGASPIRLPEWLFRRIMLEEEGTGERAGFGVLNERGELIGSAELYDLHPPPPLPARIGTLGVMIGLRSLWGQGYGREAVMALLAWAFEGREVPLTRVRLTTFGHNRRAQRAFAACGFREVGRTQSGDHTDVHMEITRGEWLDARADA; this is encoded by the coding sequence CTGACCGGGAACACTGCCCCCGCCCCGCGCTGGGGCCGGGTCACCCTCAAGCCGCTGCCCGACCTGGGGGCGGAGGAGTGGGCGGCCCTCTACCGCTTCTTCCGCGACCGCGAACTCGCCGACTGGAACGGGGCCAGCCCCATCCGGCTTCCCGAGTGGCTGTTCCGGCGAATCATGCTGGAGGAGGAGGGCACGGGCGAGCGGGCGGGCTTCGGGGTGCTGAATGAGCGCGGCGAGCTGATCGGGAGCGCCGAGCTGTACGACCTCCACCCCCCACCGCCCCTGCCCGCCCGCATCGGCACCCTGGGAGTGATGATCGGCCTGCGCTCCCTGTGGGGCCAGGGCTACGGCCGCGAGGCGGTCATGGCACTGCTCGCCTGGGCCTTTGAGGGCCGCGAGGTGCCGCTCACGCGGGTGCGCCTGACCACCTTCGGGCACAACCGCCGGGCGCAGCGGGCCTTTGCCGCGTGCGGCTTCCGCGAGGTGGGCCGCACCCAATCGGGCGACCATACCGACGTTCATATGGAAATCACGAGAGGAGAGTGGCTGGATGCGCGTGCTGATGCCTGA
- a CDS encoding D-2-hydroxyacid dehydrogenase, which produces MRVLMPDLPEFRALTVEGVTALPYRNGDLPDGEAEGVVLWGANAETRSQLFARPGLRWVLTLTAGIDHVQGQLPPGVALYNASPLHARAVAVHTLAGMLAAVRGLHRFRDAQREGQWQPRRDLGTLEGASVVVWGYGHIGRILEELLAPHGAHVTGLRSATPPAERDAALAEADWVVLLLPDTPQTRGIVNADVLAQLKPGAWLSNQGRGSLVDTDALLAALDSGQLGGAVLDVTDPEPLPPGHPLWGRENVILTPHIASTTADLVQRGAEYTQAFLKTMAAGREPEGRVETGKGY; this is translated from the coding sequence ATGCGCGTGCTGATGCCTGACCTGCCCGAGTTCCGGGCGCTGACCGTGGAGGGCGTGACCGCTCTCCCTTACCGCAATGGAGACTTGCCGGACGGCGAGGCCGAGGGCGTGGTGCTGTGGGGCGCGAACGCCGAAACACGCTCCCAACTGTTCGCCCGGCCGGGCCTGCGCTGGGTGCTGACGCTCACGGCGGGAATTGACCATGTGCAGGGCCAGTTGCCGCCCGGCGTCGCCCTCTACAACGCCAGCCCGCTGCACGCCCGCGCGGTCGCCGTCCACACCCTCGCGGGAATGCTCGCCGCCGTGCGGGGCCTGCACCGCTTCCGCGACGCGCAGCGGGAGGGGCAGTGGCAGCCCCGGCGCGACCTGGGCACGCTGGAGGGGGCGAGCGTGGTGGTGTGGGGGTACGGCCACATCGGGCGGATTCTGGAGGAGCTGCTGGCCCCCCACGGCGCCCACGTCACCGGGCTGCGCTCGGCCACCCCACCCGCCGAGCGGGACGCGGCGCTGGCGGAGGCCGACTGGGTGGTCCTGTTGCTCCCCGACACGCCGCAGACGCGCGGCATCGTGAATGCGGACGTGCTGGCCCAACTGAAGCCCGGCGCGTGGCTGAGCAACCAGGGACGCGGCTCGTTGGTGGACACGGACGCGCTTCTGGCCGCTCTGGATTCCGGTCAGCTCGGGGGCGCGGTGCTGGACGTGACCGACCCCGAGCCGCTTCCGCCGGGGCACCCGCTGTGGGGCCGCGAAAACGTCATCCTCACGCCGCATATCGCCAGCACGACGGCCGACCTCGTGCAGCGCGGAGCCGAGTACACACAGGCCTTTCTGAAGACGATGGCAGCGGGGCGGGAACCGGAGGGACGGGTGGAGACGGGGAAGGGGTACTGA
- a CDS encoding acyl-CoA dehydrogenase family protein: MIDFSLTDEQKQLQQLARDFTRKEIMPVAAEYDQKEELPWPVVEKAFEVGLLNVAIPEHAGGLGLGMVDECLIGEELAYGCMGIYTVLMASELGITPILVGGTEEQQKRFLAPMTEKPSLAAFALSEPNNGSDAAGMHTTAVLDGDEWVINGTKMWISNGGVADITVVFATTDKQGGHKATVALVVPKDAPGMSYNKIKHKLGQRASLTSELVFENVRVPKENQLGGLGDGFKIAMKTLDKTRVPVAAGSVGIARRALDESVKYSKEREAFGRPISQFQAIQFKVAEMAMGVETGRLMYLKAAWLVDQNLPHGTESAIAKAYCSEMAFDAANEAIQVHGGYGYVGEYPVEKLLRDVKLNQIYEGTNEIQRVVISRNLLK, from the coding sequence ATGATCGATTTCTCCCTGACCGACGAACAAAAACAGCTTCAGCAGCTCGCCCGCGACTTCACCCGCAAGGAGATCATGCCGGTCGCCGCCGAGTACGACCAGAAGGAAGAACTGCCCTGGCCCGTGGTGGAAAAGGCCTTCGAGGTCGGCCTGCTCAATGTCGCCATTCCCGAGCACGCGGGCGGACTGGGGCTGGGCATGGTGGACGAGTGCCTGATCGGCGAGGAACTCGCCTACGGCTGCATGGGCATCTACACGGTGCTGATGGCCTCCGAGCTGGGCATCACGCCCATTCTGGTGGGCGGCACCGAGGAGCAGCAGAAGCGCTTCCTGGCCCCCATGACCGAGAAGCCTTCCCTGGCGGCCTTCGCGCTCAGCGAGCCCAACAACGGCTCGGACGCCGCCGGGATGCACACCACCGCCGTGCTGGACGGCGACGAGTGGGTCATCAACGGCACCAAGATGTGGATTTCCAACGGCGGCGTGGCCGACATCACGGTCGTGTTCGCCACCACCGACAAGCAGGGCGGGCACAAGGCGACGGTCGCGCTGGTCGTGCCCAAGGACGCGCCGGGGATGTCCTACAACAAAATCAAGCACAAGCTGGGGCAGCGGGCCAGCCTGACCTCCGAACTGGTCTTCGAGAACGTGCGCGTGCCGAAGGAAAACCAGCTCGGCGGCCTGGGCGACGGCTTCAAGATCGCCATGAAGACGCTCGACAAGACCCGCGTGCCGGTCGCGGCGGGGTCGGTGGGCATCGCGCGGCGGGCGCTTGACGAGAGTGTGAAGTACTCCAAGGAGCGCGAGGCGTTCGGGAGGCCTATCTCGCAGTTCCAGGCCATCCAGTTCAAGGTCGCGGAGATGGCGATGGGCGTCGAGACGGGCCGCCTGATGTACCTCAAGGCCGCGTGGCTGGTCGACCAGAACCTGCCGCACGGCACCGAGAGCGCCATCGCCAAGGCCTACTGCTCGGAGATGGCCTTCGACGCCGCGAACGAGGCGATTCAGGTCCACGGCGGGTACGGCTATGTGGGCGAGTACCCGGTGGAAAAGCTGCTGCGCGACGTGAAGCTCAACCAGATCTACGAGGGCACCAACGAGATTCAGCGCGTGGTGATCAGCCGGAATCTGCTGAAGTAA
- a CDS encoding MFS transporter: MSTPRPGRQTLFYGWVVVGITVLALLLAAGARSAPGVFLLPMERDLGLSRSTLSFSVSLGLLVFGLAAPLSGRLMDRFGPRRVATAGLLLVALSFGLSTLSRSALGLHLTWGLLSGLGTGLVGSVLGATVATRWFVRRRGLVVGLFGAATSAGQLLFIPLLTGWAQRDGWTGGTLGIAGAALLLAPLVWWWLRDSPAQLGLQPDGDAAPAGAPAPAAPRPDPLVMRRALRHRDFWLLATTFFVCGATSNGLIGTHFIAYCGDLGLTPGFAAGMLAVMGTFNFVGTLASGYFTDRTDPRFLLALYYTFRCLSLVLLPFVPPGYSLTVFAVLFGLDYIATVPPTIALTTDTFGRANVGTVYGWIFCAHQVGAALASWLAGVSRDALGSYSAAMIAAALLAGAAAVLALGVTAPARRPQPT; the protein is encoded by the coding sequence ATGAGCACTCCCCGGCCCGGCAGGCAGACCCTTTTTTACGGCTGGGTCGTGGTGGGGATCACGGTGCTGGCGCTGCTGCTGGCCGCCGGTGCCCGCAGCGCTCCCGGCGTGTTCCTGTTGCCGATGGAGCGCGACCTGGGCCTGAGCCGCAGCACGCTCTCGTTCTCGGTCAGCCTGGGCCTGCTGGTGTTCGGGCTGGCGGCCCCCCTGTCCGGCCGCCTGATGGACCGCTTCGGACCGCGCCGGGTCGCCACCGCCGGGCTGCTGCTGGTGGCGCTGAGCTTTGGGCTGAGCACCCTGTCGCGCTCGGCGCTGGGCCTGCACCTGACCTGGGGCCTGCTGAGCGGCCTGGGCACGGGCCTGGTCGGCAGCGTGCTGGGCGCCACGGTGGCGACGCGCTGGTTCGTGCGGCGGCGCGGCCTGGTCGTGGGGCTGTTCGGCGCGGCCACCAGCGCGGGGCAACTGCTGTTTATCCCCCTGCTCACGGGCTGGGCGCAGCGGGACGGCTGGACGGGCGGCACGCTGGGCATCGCGGGGGCGGCCCTGCTGCTCGCGCCGCTGGTGTGGTGGTGGCTGCGCGACAGCCCCGCGCAACTCGGGCTTCAGCCAGACGGGGACGCCGCCCCGGCGGGAGCCCCCGCCCCTGCCGCGCCCCGGCCCGACCCGCTGGTGATGCGGCGGGCGCTGCGTCACCGGGACTTCTGGCTGCTGGCGACCACCTTTTTCGTCTGCGGCGCGACCAGCAACGGGCTCATCGGCACGCACTTCATCGCGTACTGCGGCGATCTGGGCCTCACCCCTGGCTTCGCCGCCGGAATGCTGGCCGTGATGGGCACCTTCAACTTCGTGGGAACGCTGGCGAGCGGGTATTTCACCGACCGCACCGACCCGCGCTTCCTGCTGGCGCTGTACTACACCTTCCGGTGCCTGAGCCTGGTGCTGCTGCCCTTCGTGCCGCCCGGCTACAGCCTGACGGTGTTCGCGGTTCTGTTCGGCCTGGATTACATCGCCACCGTGCCGCCGACCATCGCGCTGACCACCGACACCTTTGGCCGGGCCAACGTGGGCACGGTGTACGGCTGGATCTTCTGCGCGCATCAGGTGGGAGCCGCCCTGGCGTCCTGGCTGGCGGGCGTCAGCCGAGACGCGCTGGGCAGCTACAGCGCCGCCATGATCGCGGCGGCGCTGCTGGCGGGGGCCGCCGCGGTGCTGGCGCTGGGGGTCACGGCCCCCGCACGGCGGCCGCAGCCCACCTAG